One genomic region from Anguilla rostrata isolate EN2019 chromosome 2, ASM1855537v3, whole genome shotgun sequence encodes:
- the LOC135248775 gene encoding beta-galactoside-binding lectin-like isoform X1, whose protein sequence is MTDVYYSANCLKVHQSQKSPKLCVTNPSSACSVENVELKNLPFGPGNDLLIKGTPNANAKCFSVNVGHSASEVGLHISVRFDAEGEVNTIVLNSKQGGVWKDEQRAASFPFKEGKEFQMTITNGSSEFLVNLHDGQIIHFPNRPANKTYEYVFVRGDVKVDRLQVN, encoded by the exons ATGACTGATGTATATTATTCAGCTAATTGTTTGAAAGTTCATCAATCACAAAAGAGCCCCAAGCTGTGTGTCACTAACCCCAGCTCTGCCTGTAGTGTAGAG AATGTGGAGCTGAAAAACTTGCCCTTCGGACCAGGAAATGACCTGCTGATCAAAGGTACCCCTAACGCCAATGCAAAATG TTTCTCAGTCAACGTGGGCCACTCTGCCAGTGAAGTTGGGCTGCACATATCCGTGCGCTTCGACGCAGAAGGTGAAGTCAACACCATCGTCTTGAACTCCAAGCAGGGCGGCGTTTGGAAAGACGAGCAGAGGGCGGCATCATTCCCCTTTAAGGAAGGGAAGGAGTTTCAG ATGACCATTACCAACGGCAGTAGTGAATTCTTGGTTAACCTACATGATGGTCaaatcattcattttcccaACCGTCCGGCTAACAAGACATACGAATATGTTTTTGTCCGGGGAGATGTCAAAGTCGATCGCCTACAagtaaattaa
- the LOC135248775 gene encoding beta-galactoside-binding lectin-like isoform X2 produces the protein MTNVELKNLPFGPGNDLLIKGTPNANAKCFSVNVGHSASEVGLHISVRFDAEGEVNTIVLNSKQGGVWKDEQRAASFPFKEGKEFQMTITNGSSEFLVNLHDGQIIHFPNRPANKTYEYVFVRGDVKVDRLQVN, from the exons ATGACT AATGTGGAGCTGAAAAACTTGCCCTTCGGACCAGGAAATGACCTGCTGATCAAAGGTACCCCTAACGCCAATGCAAAATG TTTCTCAGTCAACGTGGGCCACTCTGCCAGTGAAGTTGGGCTGCACATATCCGTGCGCTTCGACGCAGAAGGTGAAGTCAACACCATCGTCTTGAACTCCAAGCAGGGCGGCGTTTGGAAAGACGAGCAGAGGGCGGCATCATTCCCCTTTAAGGAAGGGAAGGAGTTTCAG ATGACCATTACCAACGGCAGTAGTGAATTCTTGGTTAACCTACATGATGGTCaaatcattcattttcccaACCGTCCGGCTAACAAGACATACGAATATGTTTTTGTCCGGGGAGATGTCAAAGTCGATCGCCTACAagtaaattaa